One genomic region from Reichenbachiella ulvae encodes:
- a CDS encoding response regulator — MNKKKLFLIDDHKVVRNGVKAMLLARMDIQVVGEASSGREALVSIADYQPDLVFVDLKLPDANGAELIGELKELVPNAVFGLLTAEPGAADLERAKINGALAFLTKDMDTSEYLKAIDHLLLGKIYISSAFSAVMMESTDASYTPREMEVLQGFADGLSYKEIGARLGMSARTVETHKNSLLKKMEVKSIVEMVRKAIRDGHITA, encoded by the coding sequence ATGAACAAAAAGAAACTATTCCTAATTGATGATCACAAAGTAGTAAGAAATGGCGTGAAAGCTATGCTACTGGCAAGGATGGATATTCAGGTGGTAGGAGAGGCCAGTTCGGGAAGGGAGGCATTGGTTTCTATTGCAGATTATCAGCCCGATCTGGTTTTTGTAGACTTGAAGTTGCCAGACGCCAATGGAGCCGAATTGATAGGTGAGCTGAAGGAACTAGTTCCCAATGCGGTCTTTGGATTGTTGACAGCAGAGCCAGGCGCAGCAGATCTTGAACGCGCTAAAATCAATGGTGCCTTGGCTTTTCTGACCAAGGATATGGATACTTCAGAGTATCTCAAAGCCATAGATCATTTGCTTTTGGGCAAAATCTACATTTCTTCTGCCTTTTCGGCAGTGATGATGGAGTCTACAGACGCTAGCTATACGCCCAGAGAGATGGAAGTGCTGCAAGGCTTTGCAGATGGCCTGTCTTACAAGGAGATAGGAGCGCGTTTAGGGATGAGTGCCCGCACCGTAGAGACACACAAGAACAGCCTGCTCAAAAAGATGGAAGTGAAAAGCATCGTAGAGATGGTCCGAAAAGCCATCCGCGATGGCCACATCACCGCCTAA
- a CDS encoding ATP-binding protein, with the protein MLGISGAISKQGKHTESIEKSLEAMKIAEAIQDTFSLYDAATNIGIDMYYLEEMEKSLEYFALSAEYVKNFRSETYKSKHQFANALMNVALLEAELGRTENEIQTYYTVAGLFKELGDPRNYGLTLFNMGKSFYDFQEYDSATKYFDESLQIFQKHKWTSAESDVLTSWSNLLFDLEDYEAALKNTYRSLYLARQTNNTLQIQFAYNMLQKLHAANGYFDSAYYYQGKYQELLNESRELEKQEYADDLLAKYETEKKEQQIAQLEQENQIKELEAARQRQLKTFSIVGAVLLLLAIGLLYTRYRDKNKTNQLLDVKNQELARLNTTKDRLFSIISHDLKSPLSSFHSITSSLYSNWDHLEKEQLKDFILSMRDSSADLKGMMNNLLKWALAQSDQLKYEPVVTNPSSIIAEVTRELKTLADLKEISIELNAEDIEIEADRDFLQIVFRNLLSNAMKFSEMKSKIEVMVEEQERDKLISIRDYGVGMEQHQVEDLMGGKITAHEIQNSDQKGTGLGLVLCRELLEKMNARMEVKSELGQGTTFRLVFPKVA; encoded by the coding sequence TTGTTGGGTATTTCAGGAGCTATTTCAAAGCAGGGAAAACATACAGAGTCCATCGAAAAGTCTCTGGAAGCGATGAAGATTGCTGAGGCTATTCAAGACACTTTTTCATTGTACGATGCTGCTACCAATATCGGAATTGATATGTACTATTTGGAAGAGATGGAAAAGTCTTTGGAGTACTTTGCCTTGTCAGCCGAGTATGTCAAAAATTTTCGGTCTGAAACATATAAAAGCAAACATCAATTTGCCAATGCACTAATGAATGTTGCATTACTAGAAGCTGAACTTGGTCGGACGGAGAACGAGATTCAAACCTACTATACTGTGGCAGGTTTATTCAAGGAACTGGGAGATCCTCGAAACTACGGACTTACGCTTTTCAATATGGGGAAGTCCTTTTATGATTTTCAAGAATATGATTCAGCAACAAAATATTTTGATGAAAGTCTTCAAATTTTTCAAAAGCATAAATGGACCTCTGCAGAGAGCGATGTACTGACCTCCTGGAGTAATCTGTTATTTGATCTGGAAGACTATGAAGCTGCATTGAAGAATACTTATCGCAGTTTGTATCTGGCTAGGCAGACCAACAATACCTTGCAGATTCAGTTTGCTTATAATATGCTTCAAAAGCTCCATGCGGCCAATGGATATTTTGATAGTGCCTACTATTATCAGGGGAAATATCAAGAGCTTCTCAACGAGAGCAGAGAACTAGAGAAACAAGAATATGCGGATGATCTATTGGCCAAATATGAGACAGAGAAAAAGGAGCAGCAAATCGCACAACTAGAGCAAGAAAATCAAATTAAGGAACTGGAGGCCGCCCGTCAGCGTCAGTTAAAGACCTTCTCCATAGTGGGGGCTGTACTGCTGCTATTGGCCATAGGTCTGTTGTACACCCGATACCGCGACAAAAACAAAACCAATCAACTTCTCGATGTTAAAAACCAGGAACTGGCTCGATTAAATACGACCAAGGATCGATTGTTTTCTATCATATCACACGATTTGAAAAGTCCGCTTTCTTCTTTTCATAGCATCACGAGTAGTTTGTACAGTAACTGGGATCATCTCGAGAAGGAACAATTGAAGGATTTTATCCTGTCAATGCGTGATTCGTCAGCCGACCTCAAAGGCATGATGAACAATTTGTTGAAATGGGCGCTGGCTCAATCGGATCAACTCAAATATGAACCTGTAGTAACCAATCCATCTAGCATCATAGCAGAGGTGACCAGGGAGCTTAAAACATTGGCTGATTTAAAAGAGATTTCGATTGAACTCAATGCCGAGGACATAGAGATCGAGGCGGATAGAGATTTTTTACAAATTGTGTTTAGAAACTTGCTAAGCAATGCCATGAAATTCTCAGAGATGAAATCTAAGATAGAAGTAATGGTTGAAGAGCAGGAGAGGGATAAGCTGATTTCGATTCGGGACTATGGTGTCGGCATGGAACAGCATCAGGTCGAAGACTTGATGGGAGGCAAAATAACAGCGCATGAGATCCAAAATTCAGATCAGAAGGGAACAGGATTGGGTTTGGTACTCTGTCGTGAATTGCTAGAAAAGATGAATGCGCGGATGGAAGTAAAAAGTGAATTAGGACAGGGAACCACTTTTAGATTGGTCTTCCCTAAGGTCGCCTGA
- a CDS encoding HEAT repeat domain-containing protein translates to MAYFSEGRRGFEPQRPEDMITFAAMDIKDKVAQLSGDLPEDAYVISDDLARLGGAEVLEAMKELLQHPDMESRYMAARTLSLMPEQEGVLEVLMTAINDPINKEQQGDFLSFLESLDISDQFVGVFKLYLNGSYKVSMIAKDLLDHQDFDITLRVLKKATKQWNHYSHNVKQDDVFELKKIEVEEMLEDLREFLEEA, encoded by the coding sequence ATGGCATATTTTTCCGAAGGTCGTCGTGGTTTTGAACCTCAACGACCTGAAGATATGATTACTTTTGCCGCTATGGATATCAAGGACAAAGTGGCACAGCTCTCAGGGGATCTACCTGAGGATGCATATGTGATTTCGGATGACCTGGCGAGGCTAGGGGGAGCAGAGGTGCTAGAGGCCATGAAGGAGTTGTTGCAGCATCCTGATATGGAGTCGCGCTACATGGCTGCTCGTACGCTCAGCCTGATGCCCGAGCAAGAAGGCGTACTGGAGGTGCTGATGACGGCTATCAACGACCCGATCAACAAGGAGCAACAGGGGGACTTTTTGTCCTTTTTAGAGTCCTTAGATATCAGCGACCAATTTGTGGGGGTTTTCAAATTGTACCTGAACGGTAGTTACAAAGTGTCCATGATTGCCAAAGATCTACTGGATCATCAGGATTTTGATATCACACTACGAGTACTCAAGAAGGCCACCAAACAGTGGAACCACTACAGCCATAATGTGAAGCAGGACGACGTATTCGAACTCAAGAAAATCGAGGTGGAGGAGATGCTGGAGGATTTGAGAGAGTTTTTAGAAGAGGCGTAA